The following coding sequences lie in one Musa acuminata AAA Group cultivar baxijiao chromosome BXJ1-8, Cavendish_Baxijiao_AAA, whole genome shotgun sequence genomic window:
- the LOC135588248 gene encoding uncharacterized protein LOC135588248 produces MVMEQFRQIGEVLGSIKAMMVFRDEIRVNKRQCRLLVDAFDLAFEGVAVEMRNHLRFEEKLIKWKALEQPLRELHRVFREGEQYLRQCLEPRDWWGKAIALGQNTDCVDFHLHDLLWCIPVVMEAIENVGEITGTDPEDIYRKKLVFSKKYEKEWMEPKLFQHKLGSLYLASQGLSSRMDTSSGEDRWVLSEMIAEKRSQGSKPLSKQENRLADLLLCPKGKLFPCSVLVGSSDYQVRRRFGSGNNYKEVQWMGESFAVKHVIGEMEPLMPEISLLSSLSHTNVVHYMYSFVDEEKKECMLVMDLMSKDLSSYIKEICSTRRKVPFPLVVAVDTMLQIARGMEYLHSKNIYHGDLNPSNILVKTRSASPDGHLHAKVTGFGLSPVKYSKPTATQAAATQSCIWYAPEVLLEQEGSSAKCTEKADVYSFGMICFELLTGKLPFEDNHLQGDKMSKSIRGGERPSFPGQYPKYLINLAKRCWHGDPSQRPGFNSICRALRYMKRFMVMNPDHGQPDAPMPPVDYFELDMSLCKRFTNWGRKDVPRVSEIPFQMYAYRVVERERTSANVKDKCSDSGSEGASVCGDENAFSITVPDDAVSASVASVRSLYPMVSESNNRTPTKKASSGKTNNPLGKLQKSRTMIPPHVSPAGRNFRSNSESRLQLQLQPVMMSPRRRRPSGHASDSELT; encoded by the exons ATGGTCATGGAGCAATTCCGGCAGATCGGTGAAGTCCTGGGAAGCATCAAGGCGATGATGGTGTTCCGGGACGAGATCCGAGTCAACAAACGCCAGTGTCGCTTGCTGGTGGACGCATTCGACCTCGCCTTTGAGGGCGTGGCGGTGGAGATGAGAAACCATCTGAGGTTCGAGGAAAAGCTCATCAAGTGGAAGGCCCTGGAGCAACCGCTCAGGGAGCTGCACCGGGTGTTCCGGGAGGGGGAGCAGTACCTGAGGCAGTGCTTGGAGCCCCGGGATTGGTGGGGGAAGGCCATAGCCCTCGGTCAGAACACCGACTGCGTCGACTTCCACCTTCACGACTTGCTGTGGTGCATTCCGGTCGTGATGGAGGCGATCGAGAACGTGGGAGAGATCACCGGAACCGACCCGGAAGACATTTACCGGAAGAAGCTCGTGTTCTCGAAGAAGTACGAGAAGGAGTGGATGGAGCCGAAGCTCTTCCAGCACAAGCTGGGAAGCTTGTACTTGGCTTCCCAAGGCTTGTCCAGCAGAATGGACACATCGTCGGGGGAAGATCGATGGGTTCTCTCGGAAATGATTGCGGAGAAGAGGAGCCAAGGATCGAAGCCCCTGTCGAAGCAAGAGAACCGGCTCGCCGATCTCCTCCTGTGTCCCAAAGGGAAGCTCTTCCCCTGCTCGGTTCTCGTCGGATCCAGCGACTACCAAGTCAGAAGACGATTCGGGTCGGGAAACAACTACAAGGAAGTGCAGTGGATGGGCGAGAGCTTCGCGGTGAAGCATGTCATCGGTGAGATGGAGCCACTGATGCCTGAGATCTCCCTCctgtcatctctttcgcacaccAACGTGGTGCATTACATGTACTCGTTTGTGGACGAAGAGAAGAAAGAGTGCATGCTGGTGATGGACCTGATGAGCAAGGATCTCTCGAGCTACATCAAGGAGATCTGCTCCACGAGAAGAAAGGTCCCCTTCCCCTTGGTGGTGGCAGTGGACACCATGCTTCAGATTGCAAGAGGAATGGAGTATCTCCACTCCAAGAACATATACCACGGAGATCTGAACCCTTCAAACATACTGGTCAAGACGAGGAGTGCTTCACCGGACGGACATCTGCACGCCAAAGTTACTGGATTTGGGCTGTCACCGGTGAAGTACTCCAAGCCCACAGCAACCCAAGCAGCTGCCACACAATCATGCATCTGGTACGCCCCGGAGGTGCTATTGGAGCAGGAGGGGAGCAGTGCCAAGTGCACGGAGAAGGCAGACGTGTACAGCTTCGGGATGATCTGCTTCGAGCTGTTGACAGGCAAACTCCCCTTCGAAGACAACCATCTCCAGGGGGACAAGATGAGCAAGAGCATAAGAGGAGGCGAGAGGCCTTCGTTCCCGGGTCAGTACCCCAAGTATCTGATCAACCTGGCAAAGAGATGTTGGCACGGCGATCCATCACAGCGACCGGGCTTCAATTCCATCTGCAGAGCGCTTCGGTACATGAAGCGGTTCATGGTGATGAACCCTGACCACGGCCAGCCCGATGCGCCGATGCCACCGGTGGATTACTTTGAACTGGACATGAGTTTGTGCAAGAGATTCACAAACTGGGGGAGGAAGGACGTTCCTCGGGTCTCAGAAATCCCCTTTCAGATGTACGCTTACAGagtggtggagagggagaggacgaGTGCCAATGTGAAGGACAAGTGCTCGGATTCAGGGAGCGAAGGGGCTTCAGTTTGCGGCGATGAGAATGCATTTAGTATAACAGTGCCGGACGACGCGGTCTCTGCCTCTGTGGCTTCTGTGAGGTCACTGTATCCCATGGTATCTGAATCTAATAACAGGACCCCAACAAAGAAGGCTAGTAGTGGAAAGACCAATAATCCTTTAG GGAAGCTGCAGAAATCAAGAACCATGATACCCCCACACGTATCACCGGCAGGGCGCAACTTTAGAAGCAACTCTGAGAGCCGGCTGCAGCTGCAGCTCCAGCCAGTTATGATGAGCCCAAGAAGACGAAGGCCGTCGGGGCATGCCTCGGATTCAGAGCTGACATAG
- the LOC103996306 gene encoding arabinogalactan protein 16 codes for MAAIPRASFGLVAVMLLALAIVLPAVQAQAPAPAPTSDGTSIDQGIAYLLMLVALVLTYLIHPLDASSPYKLF; via the exons ATGGCGGCGATCCCTAGGGCTTCGTTCGGTCTGGTGGCCGTCATGCTTCTCGCCTTGGCGATCGTCCTTCCGGCCGTCCAGGCCCAGGCTCCCGCCCCCGCCCCCACCAGCGACG GGACATCAATCGACCAAGGGATTGCTTATCTGCTGATGCTGGTGGCCCTGGTCCTGACCTACCTCATCCACCCCTTGGATGCCTCCTCCCCCTACAAGCTCTTCTAA
- the LOC135589176 gene encoding probable WRKY transcription factor 62, translating to MMKMTRVNILKLGYIGRGGNEALSQTTPQGHPSAMVKMAKKIEGGPPTCHHHHMAIQEINRAHELMSQLHAVLLQLFPAQVGGDILKEILTLTSSALSGLQSIRCESSGGSDDDRRCASDKRKSLQRSDRPGDHKRRRKPETWSIVTSVPYDDGYQWRKYGQKMINNAKYPRSYYRCTYREGQGCLAKKTVQQEDSRADPPSFKVEYSIQHTCKTIDAVVPFVMDSTPKEALIHTGGFSSEQHLSLSSDTGGNLIQDESLWIYDQMQECPPLVPELLGKMDMASSILSPTGPWDWDMLMGDDDGW from the exons ATGATGAAGATGACACGAGTTAACATACTTAAGCTTGGTTATATAGGGAGAGGGGGAAACGAGGCTCTCTCGCAAACCACACCTCAAGGACATCCAAGTGCGATGGTTAAGATGGCGAAGAAGATCGAAGGAGGGCCGCCGACTTGTCATCACCATCACATGGCGATCCAAGAAATCAATCGAGCGCATGAACTGATGAGCCAACTACATGCTGTTCTTCTGCAGTTGTTTCCTGCACAGGTTGGAGGAGACATCCTCAAGGAGATACTAACGCTCACATCCTCAGCGCTCTCAGGGCTCCAATCCATCAGGTGTGAATCATCTGGTGGCTCCGACGACGATCGACGATGTGCCAGCGATAAGAGGAAGAGCTTGCAGAGAAGCGATAGGCCTGGTGATCATAAGAGAAG GAGGAAGCCGGAAACTTGGTCCATCGTTACGTCTGTCCCCTATGATGATGGGTATCAGTGGAGGAAGTATGGGCAGAAAATGATCAACAATGCTAAATATCCAAG GAGCTACTATAGGTGCACTTACAGGGAGGGCCAAGGATGCCTTGCGAAGAAGACAGTACAACAGGAGGATAGTCGTGCCGATCCGCCCAGCTTCAAGGTCGAGTATAGCATACAGCACACCTGCAAAACCATCGATGCCGTCGTCCCTTTCGTGATGGATTCCACTCCAAAGGAAGCTTTGATTCATACCGGCGGTTTTAGCTCAGAGCAGCACTTGTCTCTCTCATCGGACACCGGCGGAAACCTGATCCAGGACGAGAGCCTGTGGATCTACGATCAAATGCAAGAATGTCCACCGCTCGTGCCTGAACTGCTCGGCAAAATGGACATGGCGTCGAGCATATTGTCTCCCACGGGACCTTGGGACTGGGACATGCTCATGGGAGACGACGATGGATGGTAG
- the LOC135588250 gene encoding RING-H2 finger protein ATL74-like, producing MPRLLGAFPDTSPAANRTRPPVVDDHGGGHGGSDTSMVIILAALLCALVFALGLNSIMRCTLRCGRRLAVEAAEQARLKKRALRRLPVAVYGSGADIPATDCPICLGDFADGDTVRVLPECRHAFHVGCIDKWLASHSSCPTCRRSLLGDGTGDGAEAVNRSDRADDAATDILAS from the coding sequence ATGCCCCGGCTTCTCGGCGCATTCCCTGATACGTCACCGGCAGCCAACAGAACCAGGCCGCCCGTCGTCGACGACCACGGCGGCGGTCATGGTGGTTCCGACACCAGCATGGTCATCATCCTCGCGGCACTCCTCTGCGCTCTAGTATTCGCGCTCGGGCTGAACTCCATCATGCGGTGCACGCTTCGGTGCGGGCGTCGGCTGGCGGTCGAGGCTGCCGAGCAGGCCAGGCTGAAGAAGCGGGCGCTCCGCCGCCTCCCTGTGGCAGTGTACGGCTCGGGAGCCGACATCCCGGCCACCGACTGCCCGATATGTCTGGGTGATTTCGCCGACGGCGACACGGTCCGCGTGCTCCCCGAGTGCCGCCATGCCTTTCACGTGGGGTGCATCGACAAGTGGCTCGCGTCGCACTCTTCCTGCCCGACTTGCCGGCGATCGTTGCTCGGCGATGGCACCGGTGACGGGGCTGAGGCGGTAAACCGATCCGATCGGGCAGATGATGCTGCGACGGACATCCTAGCGAGCTGA